TTCCAGTCTACAGCCCAGTAGTTTATGAGCGGAAGGAAATACTTCTGTCTTTCTTGGTCGCTTTTTGCTTCTTGAATTCTCTTTCTTATCTCCTCTTCAAGTTCCTCATAGCCGTGTGGAAGCTCCACCCAAAAGTCCTTAATTTCAATTTCCACTTTTAGTCCGTCCTCCTTTACTTCAAGCCACACATACCCCGGCTCTATAAACCTCAGATGCTTCCTTACTTCCTCATCAAAGGCATATTCAAGCCTTGCAACCTTTGATAAATCAAGGTTGTATCTCTTCATAACTTCGTCAAGTTTTCCAATAGGTGGAATGTGCAAGAGCTTTAACTTAACATCCTGCATCTCCCATAAATCTTTGGCCCTCTCAAAAGTATCAGGTGCCCAGTCCCATCCGAGGATCACGAGAGTCCATCCATCTCTGTAGAAAGGTGTTTCTTTAAATTCCTTAATAACTTCGTGGATCTCAGCAGGTGTCACCGGAAAGTTCGCCTGACCAACATGAATTATTTCTCTCTCCTTCTCTCTTAAGCCGTGAAGATACTTAAATACTTGCCTCATCGGAGATGCCCCGTAAAGATTCAGAATCAGATTAATAACATCCACTCTGTTATACATCTTATCCGTCATGTAGTTTGCTATGGTCACGTGGTAG
The nucleotide sequence above comes from bacterium. Encoded proteins:
- a CDS encoding DNA methyltransferase, which encodes FVREIHPEGKIPEDWWEIPYLRPNAEENLNYPTQKPEKLLERIILASSNEGDIVADFFCGSGTLAAVAEKLGRRWVCCDMSKYAIHVTRKRLLDIANSMALGVKVEDESKRPLYRKPVRPFYHVTIANYMTDKMYNRVDVINLILNLYGASPMRQVFKYLHGLREKEREIIHVGQANFPVTPAEIHEVIKEFKETPFYRDGWTLVILGWDWAPDTFERAKDLWEMQDVKLKLLHIPPIGKLDEVMKRYNLDLSKVARLEYAFDEEVRKHLRFIEPGYVWLEVKEDGLKVEIEIKDFWVELPHGYEELEEEIRKRIQEAKSDQERQKYFLPLINYWAVDWNYDGAVFKHDFVSFDKKPGEGNVIVKATHTYERSGTYRVVVKITDIFGGETSKEIMVNVRG